The following coding sequences lie in one Effusibacillus lacus genomic window:
- a CDS encoding M42 family metallopeptidase, with the protein MDQLMTMFKELTEASGAPGQEEEVRGLMHRYLQPLSEEILTDNLGSIIARKTGAPNGPKIMLAGHLDEIALLVTHVTSKGYIKFQPLGGWWSQVMLAQRVVIKTRKGDIVGVIGSKPPHVLSPEERNKVVQIKDMFIDIGASSAEEVKEFGVRPGDPILPICPFQVMNNEKFIMGKALDNRAGCALSVEVLRQLQGVQHPNVVYSGATVQEEVGLRGAATLPHIVEPDIFFALDVGIAGDTPGMPEDQMPNSKCGKGPLVILYDYSMVPHKKLLDFVLDTAEEEGIPVQFESMPGGGTDAGKVHLFKKGVPSLVIGFPTRYIHSHASIMHRDDFENAAKLLVAVIKKLDADTYASLLR; encoded by the coding sequence ATGGATCAATTAATGACAATGTTCAAGGAGTTGACAGAGGCATCCGGTGCACCGGGGCAGGAGGAAGAAGTTCGCGGACTGATGCACCGGTATTTGCAGCCGCTTTCGGAAGAAATCCTGACTGACAATCTGGGCAGCATCATCGCCAGAAAGACCGGAGCCCCAAATGGTCCAAAGATCATGTTGGCGGGTCATCTGGATGAGATTGCACTGCTGGTGACACACGTCACATCCAAGGGATATATCAAGTTCCAGCCCCTTGGCGGATGGTGGTCTCAAGTTATGCTGGCACAACGGGTAGTAATCAAGACCCGCAAAGGAGACATTGTGGGGGTTATCGGATCGAAACCGCCTCATGTCCTGTCTCCGGAAGAAAGGAACAAGGTTGTCCAGATCAAGGACATGTTCATTGACATAGGTGCTTCCAGTGCGGAAGAGGTGAAGGAGTTTGGCGTGCGGCCCGGGGATCCGATACTGCCGATCTGTCCGTTCCAAGTTATGAACAATGAGAAATTCATCATGGGCAAAGCGCTTGACAACCGCGCAGGTTGCGCATTGTCTGTAGAAGTTTTGAGGCAGCTGCAGGGCGTCCAGCACCCGAATGTTGTCTACAGCGGGGCGACAGTACAGGAAGAGGTAGGGCTTAGAGGCGCCGCCACTTTGCCGCACATAGTGGAACCGGATATTTTCTTTGCGCTCGATGTGGGCATCGCCGGGGACACGCCCGGGATGCCGGAAGACCAGATGCCAAACAGCAAGTGCGGCAAAGGACCTCTGGTTATCCTGTATGACTATTCAATGGTTCCCCACAAGAAACTGTTGGATTTCGTTCTAGACACAGCCGAGGAAGAGGGCATTCCGGTCCAGTTTGAATCCATGCCGGGTGGCGGTACCGATGCAGGCAAGGTGCACTTGTTCAAAAAAGGGGTTCCGTCGCTGGTGATCGGATTTCCAACTCGTTACATCCACAGCCATGCATCGATTATGCATCGGGATGATTTTGAAAATGCGGCGAAGCTCTTGGTGGCAGTTATCAAGAAGCTTGATGCAGACACATATGCATCCCTTCTGCGTTAG
- a CDS encoding YunC family protein, translating to MVHVKPIEIEGHTVIGVHVELPKTNLIAIKTDKGYIMCGALDVGLLNEKLADRGIIAGRAVGVRSLDDLLNMPLESVTAKAEEMGIVPGMTGREALLKML from the coding sequence TTGGTTCACGTCAAACCGATTGAAATTGAAGGGCACACCGTAATAGGGGTACATGTGGAACTTCCCAAGACCAATCTGATTGCAATCAAGACCGACAAGGGATATATCATGTGCGGAGCCCTGGACGTGGGACTGCTGAATGAAAAACTGGCTGACAGAGGCATCATTGCAGGCCGGGCTGTTGGAGTCCGCAGTCTGGACGATCTTCTGAACATGCCCTTGGAGTCCGTAACAGCGAAGGCAGAAGAAATGGGGATCGTGCCGGGGATGACCGGACGGGAAGCGCTGCTGAAAATGTTGTAG
- a CDS encoding divergent PAP2 family protein has protein sequence MRTILFNHSLIAALLAVGLAQFLKVPIHFFSKGRWDWRQLITTGGMPSSHSAAVSCLATSVGLTQGFDSPLFGIAAMLGLIVMYDAMGIRRHAGETAMALNRLEEDFDKHIEEQFRGKNKRDYRRRHKRLKEMLGHQPVEVFVGSVFGILLAFLFHQFT, from the coding sequence ATGCGTACCATCCTTTTCAACCATTCTCTGATCGCCGCCCTGTTAGCGGTGGGACTGGCCCAGTTCCTCAAGGTGCCGATTCATTTTTTCAGCAAAGGCAGATGGGACTGGAGACAACTGATCACCACGGGAGGAATGCCAAGCTCTCATTCGGCAGCCGTTTCCTGTCTTGCCACGAGTGTTGGACTTACCCAGGGGTTTGACTCGCCACTTTTTGGGATTGCGGCAATGCTGGGGTTGATCGTTATGTACGATGCAATGGGAATCCGGCGCCATGCAGGTGAGACTGCCATGGCGCTCAATCGGCTCGAAGAGGATTTTGACAAGCATATTGAGGAACAATTTAGGGGGAAGAACAAACGCGACTACAGGCGAAGACACAAACGGTTGAAGGAAATGCTCGGGCATCAACCGGTTGAGGTCTTCGTTGGCTCCGTCTTCGGAATTTTGTTGGCGTTCCTGTTCCATCAATTTACTTAA
- a CDS encoding B12-binding domain-containing radical SAM protein: MNILLTTLNAKFVHSSLALRYLRSYAEPYFPDIRLMEYTINDLSDKIAADIYKNKPDVVGFSCYIWNIQETVSVIKHLKKVLPEVKIVLGGPEVTYETRPFMEQHPYVDFVVAGEGEQTFLELLQALAQGRGAEGIQGVVYRDGDMIRENPPRPMLADLNAIPSPYQDRLEELENRIVYFECSRGCPFKCQYCLSSIEDGVRFFEMERVKRDLKRLIDAGVRQIKFVDRTFNIHKQYALEIFQFLIANRKDTTFHFEITADILKPEIVDFLNENAPKGLFQFEIGVQSTNDLTNALVQRRQNFGKLSNTVTKIRQGGKIHQHLDLIAGLPEEDYMSFRKTFNDVYALKPDELQLGFLKMLKGVGVKIRAADHGYVWSEEPPYEIYCNNVLSYEDVLRLKGIEDILERYSNSHKFDVSLPYIMAQEFDTPFDFFEQFADYWEDNCLFKVGHRLKALYEHLHAFLEARKSQQLPVIRELLKLDMVLHERSRQWPGWVQPERDREKVEQIYNLLQDEAWRRTNIPVLANVPAHLIRKNVYIMTLSCNVDLAVNQPEIAQTGQERSTIVVFYDAPHRQAGTGDYFVVADSICQR; the protein is encoded by the coding sequence ATGAACATCCTGTTGACAACACTGAATGCGAAATTTGTCCATTCATCGCTGGCGCTCCGGTATTTGCGGAGTTATGCAGAGCCGTATTTTCCGGACATACGTCTGATGGAGTATACAATCAACGACTTGTCGGACAAGATTGCCGCCGACATATATAAAAACAAACCTGACGTTGTAGGTTTCTCCTGTTATATCTGGAACATTCAGGAGACAGTGTCCGTAATCAAACATCTGAAAAAAGTCCTGCCTGAAGTGAAGATTGTACTTGGCGGACCCGAAGTGACGTACGAGACCCGGCCGTTTATGGAGCAGCATCCTTATGTGGACTTCGTGGTGGCAGGTGAAGGGGAGCAGACCTTTCTGGAACTGCTGCAAGCCCTCGCCCAGGGGAGGGGAGCCGAAGGGATCCAAGGAGTTGTTTACCGGGATGGCGACATGATCCGGGAGAATCCGCCCCGTCCGATGCTGGCAGACTTGAATGCAATTCCATCCCCCTATCAAGACCGGCTAGAAGAGCTGGAAAACCGAATCGTCTATTTCGAATGCTCGCGTGGTTGTCCTTTCAAGTGTCAGTACTGTTTGTCCTCAATCGAAGACGGGGTAAGGTTTTTTGAGATGGAGCGGGTTAAAAGGGATTTGAAGAGATTGATTGACGCGGGAGTGCGGCAAATTAAGTTTGTGGACCGGACGTTTAACATCCACAAGCAATATGCATTGGAAATTTTTCAGTTCCTGATCGCTAACCGGAAAGATACGACGTTTCATTTTGAGATTACGGCCGATATTCTGAAACCCGAGATTGTTGATTTTCTTAATGAGAATGCGCCGAAAGGCCTCTTCCAGTTCGAAATCGGGGTGCAATCCACCAACGATTTGACCAACGCTTTGGTGCAGCGCAGACAGAATTTCGGGAAGCTTTCGAACACGGTGACAAAAATCAGGCAGGGAGGCAAGATTCACCAACATCTTGATCTGATCGCCGGTTTGCCGGAGGAAGACTACATGTCGTTTCGCAAGACTTTCAACGATGTGTATGCGTTAAAGCCGGACGAGCTTCAACTGGGGTTTCTGAAGATGTTAAAGGGGGTCGGAGTGAAAATCCGGGCTGCGGACCATGGATATGTCTGGAGTGAGGAGCCGCCCTATGAAATTTACTGCAACAATGTGCTTTCCTATGAAGACGTTTTAAGGCTGAAAGGAATCGAAGACATTCTGGAGCGTTACAGCAATTCGCATAAATTCGATGTTTCGCTCCCATATATAATGGCCCAGGAATTTGATACTCCCTTTGACTTTTTTGAACAGTTTGCCGATTATTGGGAGGACAACTGCCTGTTTAAGGTGGGCCACCGCTTGAAGGCTTTGTACGAGCATCTGCATGCATTCCTTGAGGCCCGAAAGTCTCAACAGCTTCCCGTTATAAGAGAGCTGCTGAAATTGGACATGGTTCTTCATGAACGCTCCCGCCAGTGGCCTGGTTGGGTTCAGCCGGAGCGGGATCGGGAGAAAGTGGAGCAAATCTACAATCTCTTGCAAGATGAGGCGTGGAGAAGGACAAATATCCCTGTACTGGCCAATGTGCCGGCCCATTTGATTCGCAAGAACGTCTATATTATGACGCTTTCGTGTAATGTGGATCTGGCAGTCAACCAACCGGAAATCGCACAGACAGGCCAGGAACGAAGTACGATTGTGGTATTCTATGATGCGCCGCACAGACAGGCGGGGACCGGTGATTATTTTGTGGTAGCCGATTCAATCTGTCAGAGGTAA
- a CDS encoding YolD-like family protein: MRIIDGNIFEAMRLVLPEHRELMERSKQESKKRKQPILSEDEWSQMGYILGESMQHKHKIRITLFDPHEDVVWEGTPLIKDGKLHLQTYDGIRQVPLKRVVKIEGIK; the protein is encoded by the coding sequence ATGCGAATTATCGACGGCAACATTTTTGAGGCGATGCGGCTCGTGCTGCCGGAACACAGAGAACTCATGGAACGTTCCAAGCAGGAATCAAAAAAACGTAAGCAACCTATCCTGTCCGAAGATGAATGGAGCCAAATGGGATATATTCTTGGGGAATCCATGCAGCACAAACATAAAATCCGCATCACATTGTTTGATCCCCATGAGGATGTGGTTTGGGAAGGGACTCCGCTGATTAAAGACGGGAAATTGCACCTTCAGACTTACGATGGTATCCGGCAAGTCCCGTTAAAGAGAGTGGTAAAGATAGAGGGCATCAAATAA
- a CDS encoding DNA polymerase IV — protein MKWIYGLVDMQSFYASCEVASRPEYALARRENDDSTDPLLVVSGDPGRRSGVILAATPTAKKAGIENAMRLGEALRYCPTVTVVKPRMQFYLETSIRIQQVIQSMFPLHEQFSVDEAFFAFPFPSILFPDPITAVRQLKESIWDLFRLRCRIGLSYNKWMAKMANKQAKKHPDGIVWWTEEDVPTKLHRLSVFDMWGLKRRAESLYYEFGARTIGDVAQIPEVKLQHRFGVWGTVIYRWSHGRDYSRMNPDSYDVPHKGISHRTTLPKDFYKRTEIIIVIQELLDEVCRRARSAGQKGRRVGLGLTYERLQSGFYKAKTLHFYSNEPHDLYPFLLELLDKWWTGDGVRAVSVSLDLLQHSNTLQLSLLDDVSKRHDLSRVVDEIRTKYGEASIMRAVSLQEAGQLRERSKKIGGHYM, from the coding sequence ATGAAATGGATTTATGGTTTGGTGGATATGCAGAGTTTCTACGCATCATGTGAAGTCGCCTCCCGTCCCGAGTATGCATTGGCACGCCGTGAGAATGATGACTCCACCGATCCCCTCCTTGTGGTTTCAGGCGATCCTGGGCGAAGATCCGGTGTGATCCTGGCGGCGACCCCCACGGCGAAGAAGGCCGGCATTGAAAATGCGATGCGGCTTGGAGAGGCACTCCGATACTGTCCAACAGTAACCGTTGTAAAACCCCGAATGCAATTTTACCTGGAAACCAGCATTCGCATTCAACAGGTGATTCAATCCATGTTCCCCTTGCATGAACAATTTTCGGTGGATGAAGCCTTTTTTGCTTTTCCCTTTCCGTCGATTTTGTTCCCGGATCCGATTACGGCCGTCCGCCAACTGAAAGAGAGCATTTGGGACCTGTTCCGGCTCCGCTGCCGCATTGGTCTTTCCTACAACAAATGGATGGCCAAGATGGCAAATAAACAAGCCAAAAAACATCCGGATGGGATTGTATGGTGGACGGAGGAGGATGTACCCACGAAGCTTCATCGTTTGTCTGTATTCGATATGTGGGGACTCAAGCGCCGGGCGGAAAGTTTATACTACGAGTTTGGCGCACGAACGATCGGCGATGTGGCACAAATCCCGGAAGTGAAACTGCAGCATCGGTTTGGGGTGTGGGGAACGGTAATCTATCGATGGAGTCATGGGCGGGACTATTCCAGGATGAATCCTGATTCCTATGATGTGCCTCATAAGGGAATTTCGCACCGCACCACTTTGCCCAAAGATTTTTATAAGCGTACAGAGATCATTATCGTCATTCAAGAACTTTTGGATGAGGTCTGTCGCAGAGCGAGATCTGCAGGCCAGAAAGGCCGGCGTGTGGGTCTCGGCTTGACTTATGAAAGGCTTCAAAGTGGATTTTATAAAGCGAAAACACTCCATTTTTATTCGAATGAACCCCATGATCTGTATCCGTTTTTGCTGGAGTTACTCGACAAGTGGTGGACCGGTGACGGTGTGAGAGCTGTCAGTGTCTCGCTTGATTTGTTGCAACACTCAAATACCCTTCAGTTGTCGTTGTTGGATGATGTAAGCAAACGTCACGATTTATCGAGAGTGGTTGATGAGATTCGGACCAAATATGGCGAGGCCAGTATTATGCGGGCCGTCAGCCTTCAGGAAGCGGGCCAATTGAGGGAGAGGAGCAAAAAGATTGGCGGACACTATATGTAA